One region of Halohasta litchfieldiae genomic DNA includes:
- a CDS encoding CBS domain-containing protein gives MPTEVTHTVEELMSEPIITVSSEITVRDAARTMQDHEINALFVPGAEAGIVTSSDIVAAVAETGDTAELTVADIMTSPVERVPRSLPLGEAAAMMINFDIKHLPVVDDDNDYVGIVSSTDVTMSLA, from the coding sequence ATGCCAACAGAAGTCACGCATACGGTCGAAGAGCTGATGTCGGAACCGATCATCACCGTTTCCTCGGAGATCACTGTCAGAGACGCAGCCCGGACGATGCAGGACCATGAAATCAACGCGCTGTTCGTTCCGGGTGCTGAAGCAGGCATTGTCACCAGTTCCGATATCGTCGCCGCGGTCGCCGAGACAGGCGACACGGCCGAGTTGACGGTTGCTGATATCATGACCTCGCCGGTCGAACGCGTCCCACGGTCGCTACCGCTCGGGGAAGCTGCGGCCATGATGATCAACTTCGATATCAAGCATCTGCCGGTGGTCGACGACGACAACGACTACGTCGGGATCGTCTCGTCGACCGATGTGACGATGTCGCTCGCGTAG
- a CDS encoding endonuclease dU, translating to MAPKSGSRAVGIAASDATERSQLCGAVVRADRVVDEVVFATCTTGGSDATAACCTLLDSLDRPDVQWILVAGVAPAWFNIVDLAALADHADRPVIAVSFEDSDGLETPLREQFDGEELARRLERYRRLPGRKRVSVGDDDVFVRAVGIADDEAAEVVTAFTPDGSGRPEPLRVARLIARAGRQQFLTENEKTEH from the coding sequence ATGGCACCGAAATCAGGCAGTCGTGCGGTCGGCATCGCGGCCTCCGACGCCACCGAGCGCAGTCAGCTCTGTGGGGCGGTGGTTCGCGCCGACCGTGTCGTCGACGAGGTCGTTTTTGCGACGTGTACAACCGGCGGGAGCGACGCGACCGCCGCCTGCTGTACCCTTCTTGACTCCTTGGACCGGCCCGACGTGCAGTGGATTTTGGTTGCTGGTGTCGCGCCCGCGTGGTTCAACATCGTCGACCTTGCTGCGCTCGCCGACCACGCCGACCGCCCGGTGATCGCGGTCTCCTTTGAGGACAGCGATGGTCTCGAAACGCCGCTCCGCGAGCAGTTCGACGGCGAGGAGTTGGCCCGCAGGCTCGAACGCTACCGTCGACTCCCTGGCCGCAAACGGGTGTCAGTTGGTGACGATGACGTGTTCGTTCGGGCCGTCGGGATCGCCGACGATGAGGCTGCTGAAGTCGTGACTGCGTTCACGCCGGACGGGAGTGGTCGACCCGAACCGCTCCGGGTCGCCCGACTCATCGCCCGCGCGGGCCGTCAGCAGTTCCTCACTGAAAACGAAAAAACGGAGCATTAA
- a CDS encoding DUF5786 family protein: MGFGSYDESEQENQNFDTDFEDEDGHDTEENDHSGSVDFDIGASNDELLDRLQEMKDPDDADEADE, from the coding sequence ATGGGTTTCGGAAGCTACGATGAGTCTGAACAGGAGAACCAGAATTTCGACACCGACTTCGAGGACGAGGACGGCCACGATACGGAGGAAAACGACCACTCCGGGTCCGTCGACTTCGATATCGGGGCGTCGAACGACGAACTGCTGGACAGGCTCCAGGAGATGAAAGATCCCGACGACGCCGACGAGGCAGACGAGTAG
- a CDS encoding Lrp/AsnC family transcriptional regulator, giving the protein MGCSLDAVDQQILYQLQQDSRTPVTAIADELNVSDNTVRNRIAKLEERGVIEGYSIQINYDHADIPHHYLFICSARINERERLATKAEDVPGVLEVMTVMTGAGNVHIRAAAAGKAEITHIAQQLDEIGLAVEKEHLIWTCSTQPFILFSMDAPEQSSKSQ; this is encoded by the coding sequence ATGGGTTGCTCGCTCGATGCAGTCGACCAACAGATCCTCTATCAGCTCCAGCAGGATTCGAGAACACCGGTGACAGCGATTGCGGACGAACTGAACGTGTCGGATAACACCGTCCGCAACCGAATCGCGAAACTCGAAGAACGCGGCGTCATCGAAGGCTACTCGATACAGATAAACTACGACCACGCTGACATTCCACACCACTATCTCTTCATCTGTTCCGCACGTATCAATGAGCGAGAGCGGCTTGCGACGAAAGCCGAGGATGTCCCGGGCGTCCTCGAAGTTATGACCGTAATGACCGGGGCGGGAAACGTCCATATCAGAGCCGCCGCAGCCGGAAAGGCAGAGATTACTCATATCGCACAGCAGTTGGATGAGATCGGTCTCGCAGTTGAAAAAGAACATCTCATCTGGACCTGTTCGACTCAACCCTTTATTCTGTTCAGCATGGACGCTCCCGAACAGAGTTCGAAATCTCAGTAG
- a CDS encoding DUF6663 family protein: protein MEPTTTGRFRVLDIRPDGRILLVDLDAAVAAVEGENPETDLQPLAAVPPASDGELAETVRELKPGFVVTASLAWDDSEAEFVDCEIEDRSWIQYADGVSGLFEVAQETWYDAQMAGDAMNSRPTYSTDNEANGVVYTFAKQEPPRDLFKEFRTGATPIEPLIQRVEAEREDDSDRAVFVMNPVDEEFVLIYIVFRKEGMLAQTVRDTYGLPSV from the coding sequence ATGGAACCGACGACGACCGGCCGGTTTCGGGTGTTAGACATCCGGCCCGACGGCCGGATTCTGTTGGTCGACCTCGATGCAGCCGTCGCGGCCGTCGAGGGCGAGAACCCGGAAACCGATCTCCAGCCGCTCGCCGCCGTCCCACCCGCGTCTGACGGGGAACTTGCCGAGACCGTCAGAGAGCTGAAACCGGGGTTCGTGGTGACTGCGAGCCTTGCGTGGGACGACAGCGAGGCGGAATTCGTCGACTGCGAGATCGAAGACCGAAGCTGGATTCAGTACGCCGACGGCGTCAGTGGCCTCTTCGAGGTCGCCCAAGAGACGTGGTACGACGCCCAGATGGCCGGTGATGCGATGAACTCTCGGCCCACCTACAGCACCGACAACGAAGCCAACGGCGTCGTCTACACCTTCGCCAAGCAGGAACCACCACGAGACCTTTTTAAGGAGTTTCGAACTGGTGCGACACCAATCGAGCCGCTTATCCAGCGCGTCGAGGCCGAACGCGAGGACGACAGCGACCGCGCAGTGTTCGTCATGAACCCGGTCGACGAGGAGTTCGTCCTGATCTATATCGTGTTCCGCAAAGAGGGGATGCTCGCCCAGACAGTGCGGGATACCTACGGACTGCCGTCAGTCTGA
- a CDS encoding uracil-DNA glycosylase, whose translation MEQLDGLCVHDCTRCPDLVDSRSRIVNGVGPDDADLLFVGEGPGKNEDEQGEPFVGRSGSVLDDALSEAGVLREEVRITNCVRCRPPENRDPTTEELANCRGYLEAEIEAVDPTVVITLGKVPSEHLLERSVGITNEAGDIVEPRLGDRPQRVLLSVHPAATLYDRSQREGFFETIARAVDIAGLGDGEGSGDGQSRLGDY comes from the coding sequence ATGGAGCAGCTGGATGGTCTCTGCGTACACGACTGCACGCGCTGTCCCGATCTCGTCGACTCCCGCAGCCGGATCGTCAACGGTGTCGGGCCGGACGATGCCGACCTGCTGTTTGTCGGTGAGGGACCGGGCAAAAATGAGGACGAGCAGGGCGAACCGTTCGTCGGTCGCTCCGGGAGCGTCCTCGATGACGCACTGAGCGAGGCTGGCGTGCTGCGCGAGGAGGTCCGAATAACCAACTGTGTGCGCTGTCGACCGCCGGAGAACCGCGATCCAACCACGGAAGAACTCGCCAACTGCCGCGGCTATCTCGAAGCCGAAATCGAAGCCGTCGACCCAACCGTCGTCATCACCCTCGGCAAAGTCCCGAGCGAACACCTCTTGGAGCGCTCGGTCGGCATCACAAACGAGGCGGGCGATATCGTCGAGCCGCGGCTCGGTGACCGCCCACAGCGTGTGTTGTTGTCTGTCCATCCCGCCGCCACGCTGTACGACCGGAGCCAACGCGAGGGATTTTTTGAGACGATTGCTCGGGCGGTCGACATCGCTGGGCTCGGTGATGGTGAGGGCTCCGGCGACGGCCAGTCGAGATTGGGTGACTACTGA